Within Bactrocera oleae isolate idBacOlea1 chromosome 6, idBacOlea1, whole genome shotgun sequence, the genomic segment atatgtgtgtatgtaagcatGAGTGGGAGCATTTGTGAGCGGGTGAATGTCTTTCGAATGGCGATAcgggtgttgttgttgctccttAATACGACCTTCTTGCATGATTAAGTTGCTCACCCCCACCCAAATTGAGGGTCAACACTGAGGTTAATTTCATATAATAGTGACTGTAAAATTTCacagaataaatatatttatgcatacatatgtatagtataatatatgcatatataaaaattgcctTTTTAACAAAATCAATTATACCGAGGCTTTACATAAAAACACTTTGGTTCCAACATTTtcgattctttttttttttgcgccaCTGCCATCTGGTGTTAATTTTCTTTGGAATTCGGCAATGATAATATCCTACAAATTGTAAAGCTAATAatctaaaacaagaaaaaaccttaaacctttttcatgcaagcacttgattcagatggttcagttcgtatggcagctatgtatatgctataacggtccgatatcggcggttccgacaaattaacaacttcttaaggagaaaagaacatttgcaaaattgcagatcgttgtcttaaaaactgaaggactagaacgtgtatatacagacagacggacatggccaaatcgactcagctcgtcacgctgatcatttagatatatatattataggctctccgacgtttgcttttgggtgttacaagcattgcggaaaacttaatatatcctgttcagggtataataaacgTATCATATCCATAAGTTCATAGGTATCATATCCCAAAATAAGGGACCTTCCCTGTAGGATGCAAATTACGGTCATACCTATGTACTACTTACAAAGCACATGTATTTGCCATTAATTTCTAAATAATGGTGAAAATTCCAGTTTCattaattcaaattcaaatggCGTGCAATTATTAGCATTCACCGAATGAAATAGGCAGACAGTCTTCCCAGTCTACAGTTGTCCATCCGGCGAAGTTCATTAATTGCATCGCTATTGATTATTAAATATTCcatttatgtgcatacatattcataaataatatatatattttattgatgcagttatattacttaaatattgtttttattttgatctCACCAACATTCgtgcttaaaataataaatctagAAAATCTGGGCGCCAATTAATGCAATGGGACTTTGAGTTGTCGCTAATACTATGATCCAAGTGGCCATGATGTTTCAGATGCGTTGTTTACTTTTCAATCACAAAGGCCAAATACTAAGGTAAATTACccgatttatttataattttatataatgaaaCACTTTGATCTCATTAGCTTTGGCAGACAACTCTAACGCCAATATATTTGTTATCAAAGTTTTGAGCCAGTGCAATCTATGGGGAACGACGCTACTTGAaggattttacaaaatttgtgttTAAGGTTTTAATCAAGGaccaatgaaattttatttttatcgtgAATTTTGCATTTCTTAAGTAAGTAGTGTTTATCCattcatgaatatctatttAATCCTCTTCAAAGTAATCTCCTCTATTATTCTTAATGCCAATTTATACAATTGCAGCTTTCATTGAAGCATTGGAATGGTAGATTTGATAAGTGAATAAGTCTCTTGCAAACCGGTTCCACCAAAGTATCTaatacatacaaactaaacaaataaCTACTAAATACCGTACCGGCAGCAATTACGGAACTAGTCAATATGATAACGGTATAGTACATAAAGTTTCAAGGAATTAGAGGTGTGTTTATTTTGGGAGAATTGAGGTACGAGTAATAACATGTCGTCGTTTCTATGTTTTCCGAACTTCATCAAATGTTGGAACATGATGGCTCGAGCTATGATATATTTACTCAATGGTGTACAGAGTGGGGCTACTAAGGGAGAAACATATCAAAAAACAACCTTGGAATATTAAACAATGGATAGTTTGGTTAAATGCTTATCtatatatcataatttttcTAGGGCGATTGGGATCGCCATTGAAATTGTTTATGTCACAGTTATTTTGAAAAAGCAGTTATTAATTGTTGCTTCAGAAGCGTGCGGATTTCATGAAACTCTGGGATTTTAGCCAAATTTACGTCTTCTCCTTTATCCAAGCGATGATCGTACAATTCCTCACCAAATATTTCATTCCAATCTAAGAACAGaaaaagtatttacataaaatgtTGTAATATGTCTTCTCCACCCCAAGGAGAATAAAGGTCCCATTCTTGGGGGTTTTCAATATACAATATCATGCTTACCTTTACTGAAGTCATGTGCGTTGAAACGCACCCAAAGCGTGTAGCGAAACACGTTAGTTCGCATCGAGTAACCCATCACCTTGATATTTGAAAGCTTCGGCTTGTCGCTATTGGGATGCTTTGTGGGTTCTATTCCTGGACGTGGATATTGGCTTAAAGCCACGTACTTCTCGTTCGTACCGACTCCTTGCATCAATGGGTATAAACTTTTGCCTTCGCCACAAATTAAGTTCTCGCTGAATGGTGCTGATACATTACACGATGGCAATGCCGGCAAATGCGCTAAGTCCACCAATGTTGGAAAAATATCTATAAGTTCAACGATAGTCTGAATATTCTGAGATGCGCTTGTCGGGAACTCCGGAGTGCGAACAATGAGTGGTACGCGCAAAGCCACCTCGAAATTACTGTACTTGGCCCATTCTGCATGTTCACCCAAAGACCAGCCATGATCACTTGTCACTAGCACGATGGTATTGCTTTTATTCAGATGTACAATAAATTTCCCAAATAGGTCGTCCACATAGGCAACGGAGGCATAGTAGGCCTGACGTATCTGGGAGCGATGTCTCGCTGAAATCGGACCATATGGGAAGGAAATGTTTTGGTATTTGAAGTCATCCCGTGAACGTACATCTATATATGGATTCCAAGCGACATTCGGCATATCCTTTGGCTTATTGGTATCTTTCGTATAATTATTGAAGTCTTCGAGGCGAAATTGATCGATGAACTGTTGCGGAAAGCGGAAATTTATATGAGGTTTGTGAAAGCCAACTGCTAAAAAAAATGGCCTACGACGCTTGTAAGCACCGACAAAGCGTATAGCTTCAGCGGTAGACTCAATGTCAGGCAGTGTCTTTAGCGGTTGAGTTTGTAGGTGAACGGGGCAGATTAAATTTTTCCGCAATACACCGCCAGCATTCGGGCACACTGGTGAATTCATATACTTCTCGCTCAGTGGCCGAAAAACAGGCAGCGACCAACTGTAGGGATAATCGTCCGTATTGTTTGATGAAATGCCTGGatggaaaacttttccaatACCATACGTGTAGTAATTGTGTGCTTTAAAATACTGTGGCAGCGTAGAAAAGTTTCCGGTAAAATCACGCCAGTAATTGTAAAAGTCGTAGAGATGCAGCGTATCTGGACGACGGCCAGTGAGCAGAGAGTTGCGACTAGGAGCACACAGCGATTGCTGAAAATCACATGGATTTTAAATTCCGTACACTTATTTGAGCTTATACATACCTGGCTATAGGCACGTGTAAAATAATGACTCTCTTTGATGAATGCGTCTAAATGAGGGGTTTGCGCCAAATGATCACCATATCCGCCCAGTGCAGGGCGCAAGTCGTCAAAAATGATAAGCACAACGTTGCGACGCGATCCGTTTTTGGCCGCTTGGACGGCGAGTAGAAAGAAGATGTACAGCAACATTAGCAGAACATTACTCACTTTGATTTTTAACATAGAACTCCCAAAGCAAATAATATACAATGtactttataataaatagtaaaatCTGTTAATTCCAGAGCTCCTTACTCGGGGACTCTCTctgcaaaataaatgaaatgcgaGACGGTAGTCACtttcttaaaatttgtttcGAGCCAATTATTACAAGTTGCGAcagcaatacatatatacatgaataATAATAAGTGTACACTAACACACCACCAAGCACTCTTGTCGGCGAAGATTTAATCGAAATAACAAAGGTATTTTTATGACAACTTCGGTCGGGCTCGAGTTGAATAACTTGGAGATACAATACAATTCGCACAAATTGCAAACGTTCACAAGCTGCAGACCATCTCAATTGTTCCTTAATTTACCGGAAGTATAAAGCACCTACGAGCATTCGTGCAAACAACCCTCACCTACGTTTAgaaatgtaatgaaaataatatggtgaagcttttttgtgcttttgtgtTTTAGCATTTATA encodes:
- the Ids gene encoding iduronate 2-sulfatase → MLKIKVSNVLLMLLYIFFLLAVQAAKNGSRRNVVLIIFDDLRPALGGYGDHLAQTPHLDAFIKESHYFTRAYSQQSLCAPSRNSLLTGRRPDTLHLYDFYNYWRDFTGNFSTLPQYFKAHNYYTYGIGKVFHPGISSNNTDDYPYSWSLPVFRPLSEKYMNSPVCPNAGGVLRKNLICPVHLQTQPLKTLPDIESTAEAIRFVGAYKRRRPFFLAVGFHKPHINFRFPQQFIDQFRLEDFNNYTKDTNKPKDMPNVAWNPYIDVRSRDDFKYQNISFPYGPISARHRSQIRQAYYASVAYVDDLFGKFIVHLNKSNTIVLVTSDHGWSLGEHAEWAKYSNFEVALRVPLIVRTPEFPTSASQNIQTIVELIDIFPTLVDLAHLPALPSCNVSAPFSENLICGEGKSLYPLMQGVGTNEKYVALSQYPRPGIEPTKHPNSDKPKLSNIKVMGYSMRTNVFRYTLWVRFNAHDFSKDWNEIFGEELYDHRLDKGEDVNLAKIPEFHEIRTLLKQQLITAFSK